From Xenopus laevis strain J_2021 chromosome 7L, Xenopus_laevis_v10.1, whole genome shotgun sequence, one genomic window encodes:
- the LOC108705683 gene encoding speedy protein 1-B-like, with the protein MSGRYRKRTYSEAMSPDNERPWKRMRSEEESRSPAHSDRPEPAAGMDFYQLLEKEAVKRSLDVDSCMKTSDKYLLAMAKIYMQRAGLHKEEYTEMNFITALLLANDMEEDLQFPQLIYKLVNGKDWQKKWKELRARRLELWARMNFQGWVNRTSCEEAMVDNPTHWAWKRERHEGHGLSIKSHARKREFYYFKGFPKHFPQECSVCRVKATEEAQPAKVPFKIRMKNTWKKKDPPANDIV; encoded by the exons ATGTCTGGAAG GTATAGAAAGAGGACCTACAGCGAGGCCATGTCCCCGGACAATGAGAGGCCTTGGAAGAGAATGCGCAGTGAGGAGGAGAGTAGGAGCCCTGCGCATAGTGACAG GCCTGAACCAGCTGCCGGCATGGACTTCTACCAACTGCTGG AAAAAGAAGCAGTCAAAAGAAGCCTTGACGTGGACTCATGCATGAAGACGTCGGACAAG TACCTCCTGGCTATGGCCAAGATATATATGCAGCGTGCTGGACTGCACAAGGAGGAATACACCGAAATGAATTTCATTACTGCCCT GTTACTCGCCAACGACATGGAGGAGGATTTACAATTCCCTCAGCTGATCTACAAATTGGTCAATGGCAAAGATTGGCAGAAAAAATGGAAGGAATTGAGGGCGAGGCGACTAGAGTTGTGGGCCAGAATGAATTTCCAAGGTTGGGTGAACAGAACATCATGTGAAGAG GCAATGGTAGATAACCCGACTCACTGGGCGTGGAAGCGTGAGAGACACGAGGGCCATGGACTTTCCATCAAAAGTCACGCCAGAAAAAGGGAATTCTATTATTTCAAGGGCTTTCCCAAACATTTCCCGCAAGAATGTTCTGTGTGCAGAGTGAAAGCCACGGAGGAAGCCCAGCCTGCCAAG GTGCCATTCAAGATAAGAATGAAGAACACCTGGAAGAAAAAAGACCCTCCAGCAAATGATATAGTATAG